A genome region from Tolypothrix sp. PCC 7712 includes the following:
- a CDS encoding GumC family protein, whose translation MHTIESASSFDKYWQIIQRRWYPSLGVFFPVMFLTLLALHFQKPAYEAEGKLMFQRSNTISTMTGVAPELGKLEAVTQDDKTNPLNTEAEIIRSIPLVQQTIIELDLKNDQGQPLKPREFLKNFTVKDIKGADVIQISYRDRDPEVAAEVVNTVMRAYLDHNVSSRRKEASAARKFITMQLPTAESIVSNAEAELARFKERNKIVSLEEEASKSIELVTDFQRQIGESQSQIADINSQSESLRQQLNMTSQQAVTATNVSQTAGVQDILKEVQQLESQLAARRTVLQDDHPEIISLVNKQKALKAILNQRIKQAVGTTQTQDNSNFQNGALKQQLAGDLVKLESNRLGLVSKVAALSNLQSAYKQRLNILPRLEQQQRQLERKVQASQNTYSLLLQKLQESRIAENQNVGNASLVSEAQVPDKPVASPLIAYISAGLLATLAAIAYMYILEAKDKSIKTIDEAKELLGLTLLGVIPFFQEPRTYHHSQEGLEIYPSRLVLRDYPRSPISEAYRMLRANLKFMSADKELKTIVVTSSIPGEGKSTVAANLALAMAQTERQVLLIDGDLHCPVQHKIWELTNSQGLSHVIIGQAESDIAIKQVTDNLDVLTAGVVPPSPASLLDSKRMASLMQTYATNYDFVIIDAPSLNVAADAATLGQMADGVLFIVRPGVVDSVHAAIACEILEKSGQNVLGQVVNGVIPKNESHSYYYFNQEAHQQEYSVAR comes from the coding sequence ATGCATACAATCGAATCTGCATCCTCATTTGATAAATATTGGCAAATTATCCAGCGCCGTTGGTACCCTAGTTTAGGAGTTTTCTTCCCAGTCATGTTTCTGACTCTACTGGCTTTACATTTCCAAAAGCCAGCTTATGAGGCAGAGGGTAAACTGATGTTTCAAAGGTCAAATACGATTTCTACTATGACCGGAGTAGCACCAGAATTAGGCAAACTAGAAGCAGTAACCCAGGATGATAAAACTAATCCTTTAAATACAGAAGCAGAAATTATCCGTTCTATTCCTTTAGTACAACAAACTATCATTGAACTTGACTTGAAAAATGACCAAGGGCAACCCTTAAAACCACGGGAATTTTTGAAGAATTTTACAGTGAAAGATATTAAGGGGGCGGATGTCATCCAAATTTCTTATCGAGATAGAGACCCAGAAGTTGCTGCAGAAGTTGTGAATACAGTGATGCGTGCCTATTTAGATCATAATGTATCTTCCCGACGCAAAGAAGCATCCGCCGCCCGCAAGTTTATTACTATGCAATTACCTACTGCCGAATCAATTGTCAGTAATGCCGAAGCTGAACTAGCAAGATTCAAGGAAAGAAATAAAATCGTTTCTTTAGAAGAAGAAGCCAGTAAATCAATCGAATTAGTGACAGATTTTCAAAGACAAATAGGTGAATCTCAATCTCAAATTGCCGATATCAACTCACAGTCAGAATCACTCCGTCAGCAATTAAACATGACCTCGCAACAGGCTGTAACTGCAACTAACGTCAGCCAAACTGCTGGAGTGCAAGATATTCTCAAGGAAGTTCAGCAACTAGAATCGCAACTAGCTGCAAGGCGTACTGTTTTACAGGACGATCATCCAGAAATCATCAGTTTAGTAAATAAACAAAAAGCTTTAAAAGCAATATTAAACCAGCGTATTAAACAAGCTGTAGGCACAACACAAACACAAGATAATAGCAATTTTCAAAATGGAGCGCTCAAACAACAACTGGCTGGAGATTTGGTAAAATTAGAGTCAAATCGTCTGGGTTTAGTCAGTAAAGTTGCAGCCTTATCTAACTTACAATCAGCATATAAGCAACGGCTCAATATTTTGCCACGGTTAGAGCAACAACAGCGACAGTTAGAACGCAAAGTTCAAGCATCGCAAAATACATATTCATTGCTACTACAAAAGCTACAAGAAAGCCGTATTGCCGAAAATCAAAATGTAGGTAATGCCAGTTTAGTATCTGAGGCTCAAGTTCCTGATAAGCCTGTAGCTTCGCCTTTAATTGCATATATCAGCGCAGGTTTATTAGCTACTTTAGCGGCGATAGCATATATGTATATTTTAGAAGCCAAAGATAAATCAATTAAAACAATTGATGAAGCTAAAGAATTACTAGGATTAACTTTGTTGGGGGTGATACCCTTTTTTCAAGAGCCGAGAACATATCATCATAGCCAGGAGGGTTTAGAAATTTATCCTTCTAGGTTGGTTTTGAGAGATTATCCACGTTCTCCTATTAGCGAAGCCTACCGAATGCTGCGCGCTAATTTGAAGTTTATGAGTGCTGATAAAGAGTTAAAAACTATTGTGGTGACTAGTTCCATACCAGGTGAAGGTAAATCAACAGTAGCAGCTAATTTAGCTCTAGCTATGGCACAAACAGAACGTCAAGTTCTACTCATAGATGGGGATTTACATTGTCCAGTTCAGCATAAAATTTGGGAACTCACTAATAGTCAAGGTTTGAGCCATGTAATTATTGGACAGGCTGAAAGTGATATAGCTATCAAACAAGTTACAGATAATTTAGATGTGTTGACAGCGGGAGTTGTACCGCCTTCACCCGCATCTTTATTAGACTCAAAACGTATGGCTTCTTTAATGCAAACTTATGCTACCAACTACGATTTTGTGATTATTGACGCGCCTTCATTAAACGTCGCCGCCGATGCAGCCACCTTGGGACAAATGGCTGATGGTGTTTTATTTATCGTTCGTCCTGGGGTAGTTGATTCTGTCCATGCAGCGATCGCTTGTGAAATTTTGGAAAAATCTGGTCAGAATGTCTTAGGACAAGTTGTTAATGGTGTGATTCCCAAAAACGAAAGTCATAGCTACTACTATTTCAACCAGGAAGCTCACCAGCAAGAGTATTCTGTAGCGAGGTAG
- a CDS encoding NAD-dependent epimerase/dehydratase family protein, with protein MAKIIVTGAAGFIGSHLAEALLQQGQEVIGIDEVNDYYDPIFKRKNLAHLQVFPNFTFIEEDIQLLDWPALLQDVEVVYHQAAQAGVRASWGKGFRAYTERNLNATQVLLEAAKDAKNLQRLVFASTSSVYGDAETLPTHEGIPPRPVSPYGITKLAAERLCGLYHKNFGVPFVSLRYFTVYGPRQRPDMAFHKFFKAALADEAIPVFGDGQQTRDFTFVNDAVAANLAAATAPNAIGEIFNIGGGSRVVLAEVLATMEEIIGKPIKRNHIEKAMGDARHTAADVSKAREILGYQPKVSLKEGLTQEWHWIKALYS; from the coding sequence ATGGCTAAAATAATCGTTACAGGAGCAGCTGGATTTATTGGTTCTCATCTGGCAGAAGCATTGCTCCAACAAGGTCAAGAAGTAATTGGTATTGATGAAGTTAATGATTACTATGACCCAATATTTAAGCGCAAAAATCTGGCACACTTACAAGTATTTCCTAACTTTACATTTATTGAAGAAGATATTCAGTTATTAGATTGGCCAGCACTACTTCAGGATGTGGAAGTAGTTTACCATCAAGCAGCGCAAGCGGGAGTTAGAGCTAGCTGGGGTAAAGGCTTCCGCGCTTATACCGAACGAAATCTTAATGCCACACAAGTTTTACTAGAAGCTGCTAAAGATGCGAAAAACTTGCAAAGGCTGGTGTTTGCTTCTACATCCAGCGTCTATGGTGATGCAGAAACTCTACCCACTCACGAAGGAATTCCACCTCGGCCTGTTTCTCCTTATGGTATTACCAAGTTAGCAGCCGAGCGTTTGTGTGGGTTATATCACAAAAACTTTGGTGTACCTTTTGTATCTTTGCGCTACTTTACAGTTTACGGGCCAAGACAGCGCCCGGATATGGCATTCCACAAGTTTTTCAAGGCGGCTTTAGCAGATGAAGCCATTCCCGTTTTTGGCGATGGACAGCAAACGCGAGACTTTACCTTTGTTAATGACGCTGTTGCTGCCAATTTAGCCGCCGCCACTGCACCTAATGCGATTGGCGAAATATTCAATATTGGTGGTGGTAGCAGAGTAGTGTTAGCAGAAGTATTAGCGACGATGGAAGAAATAATTGGCAAACCCATCAAAAGAAACCACATAGAAAAAGCAATGGGAGATGCGCGCCACACTGCTGCTGATGTATCTAAAGCGCGGGAAATTCTCGGATATCAGCCCAAAGTTTCTCTCAAAGAAGGTTTGACCCAGGAATGGCATTGGATCAAGGCTTTGTATAGTTAA
- a CDS encoding filamentous hemagglutinin N-terminal domain-containing protein: protein MHHHNHYSQERSHPHLRRQNWFQLLLFCGVLVLTSTSVRAQLTPDKTLGAESSLVRPNILINGANGDRIEGGARRGSNLFHSFSQFNINDGQRVYFANPNGVENILTRVTGAQASNILGTLGTEGSANLFLINPNGILFGANARLDIGGSFVATTANAVRFGTIGNFSATNPEAPPLLTIKPDALLFNQITKGAIANNSVAPSGLNPSSSYIAQGLRVPDGKSLLLVGGDIQMDGGNLYAFGGRVELGGLAGVGTVGLNADGQNLRLSFPEGVERSDVFLSNAALVNVIAGKGGSIAVNARNLEMTGGTVLYAGIASGIGADSSQAGNIDINATVAINLNNSSAIINDVQEQAKGQGGNINLRTSKLLLQGGSGVGVLIFGEGKAGSLTVDAEDIQLIGESNNLISYTQSTGDAGNLTIKTNSLLVKDGAQVSTFTFGAGKGGVLTVEAQDVQLIGRTSDDQAPGGFITGSQRNSTGDGGNVILKTNSLLIKDGAQIFTGTFGAGKGGSVAIEAQDVQLIGTGVNTRLGSGILASSIPNATGDTGNITIKTDSLLVKDGSQVLISTFGAGKGGLLSVEAQDVQLIGTSADNRVPSGLLAAATETSTGDAGSLTLKTNFLLVKDGAVVSGSTFGEGNGGSLNIEAQDVQLIGTRPDGRVGGGLFASSYSQGNAGNLTLKTNFLLVKDGAVVNAATFAEGKGGSLAIEAKDVQLIGTSADGRVSGLFASTESTEDAGDLTLKTDSLLVKDGAQIFTGTFSAGKGGSLTIDASNLVEVIGSSANDAFISFIGTSTNSSGDAGNLTLNARRLNVLGGGSVAADTSQTSTGSGGNLLINVQDAVQVTGISTINEFPSSLSVRSRGQGKAGNLTVNSPRISVKDQGTINAESFAADGGNIILNTDLLLLRRGGNVSATAGISQGAGNGGNITINTTAIAAVAEENSDIRANAFQGNGGNVTINTEGLFGILPASFPTDRSEITASSELGVQGQIDINQPELQRTQGIIELPSTVIDATTKFAQVCPQGPNAKPLGKFIITGRGSLPPSTFDPMTGTFNLIELATLDSKSSPSARIEEIKRLDIDSSSETMVEAQGWVRTADGQIALVAGVVGGVFSSSMTTASSSCPVSS, encoded by the coding sequence ATGCATCACCACAACCATTACTCACAAGAGCGCAGTCATCCCCATTTGAGAAGACAGAACTGGTTTCAGTTGTTGCTGTTCTGCGGTGTTTTAGTATTGACAAGCACATCTGTTCGTGCTCAACTTACACCAGATAAGACTTTAGGCGCAGAAAGTTCTCTTGTTAGACCTAATATTTTGATTAATGGCGCAAATGGCGATCGCATTGAAGGTGGTGCTAGGCGAGGAAGCAATCTTTTTCACAGCTTTAGTCAATTTAATATTAACGATGGACAAAGAGTTTACTTCGCCAACCCGAATGGAGTTGAGAATATTTTAACAAGGGTGACAGGCGCTCAAGCTTCCAACATTCTCGGAACTTTGGGAACCGAAGGTAGTGCCAATCTCTTTTTAATCAACCCCAATGGGATTTTGTTTGGTGCTAATGCAAGGTTAGATATTGGTGGTTCCTTTGTCGCCACAACAGCAAATGCAGTTCGCTTTGGCACAATAGGCAACTTCAGCGCTACTAATCCCGAAGCACCACCTCTGCTAACTATCAAGCCTGATGCATTGTTATTTAACCAAATTACCAAAGGTGCGATCGCTAATAACTCCGTTGCGCCTTCCGGGTTAAATCCATCTTCTAGTTATATTGCTCAGGGTTTGCGCGTACCAGATGGTAAAAGTTTGCTGTTAGTTGGGGGCGACATCCAAATGGATGGCGGAAATTTATACGCTTTTGGTGGGCGAGTCGAGTTAGGTGGTTTGGCTGGTGTGGGAACAGTGGGATTAAATGCAGACGGACAGAATCTCCGTTTAAGTTTTCCCGAGGGTGTAGAAAGAAGTGATGTTTTCCTCAGCAATGCTGCTTTAGTAAATGTTATCGCAGGTAAAGGTGGAAGTATTGCGGTAAATGCGCGGAATTTAGAAATGACAGGTGGAACTGTCTTATATGCTGGCATCGCGAGTGGCATAGGTGCTGATAGCAGTCAGGCAGGAAATATTGATATTAATGCTACTGTCGCCATCAATCTTAACAATAGCAGTGCGATTATAAATGATGTACAAGAACAAGCAAAAGGACAGGGCGGTAATATCAACCTTAGAACTAGCAAGTTATTACTTCAAGGTGGATCGGGAGTAGGCGTTTTGATATTCGGTGAAGGTAAAGCAGGTTCTTTAACTGTTGATGCTGAAGATATACAACTAATTGGTGAATCTAACAACTTGATATCTTACACACAGTCAACAGGGGATGCGGGAAATTTGACAATCAAAACTAATTCCTTGCTAGTCAAAGATGGGGCACAAGTATCTACTTTTACATTTGGTGCGGGTAAAGGGGGTGTATTGACTGTTGAAGCTCAAGATGTGCAATTGATTGGTAGAACTTCTGACGATCAAGCTCCCGGCGGCTTTATTACTGGCTCACAGCGCAACTCCACTGGGGATGGAGGAAATGTGATCCTAAAAACCAATTCCTTGTTAATCAAAGATGGAGCACAAATATTTACTGGTACATTTGGTGCAGGTAAGGGGGGTTCTGTAGCTATTGAAGCTCAAGACGTACAACTTATTGGTACAGGTGTTAATACTCGCTTAGGCAGTGGTATCCTTGCTTCCTCAATCCCAAACGCAACAGGGGACACAGGAAATATAACCATAAAAACTGATTCCTTGTTAGTCAAAGATGGGTCACAGGTATTAATTAGTACATTTGGTGCGGGTAAGGGAGGTTTGTTGAGTGTTGAAGCTCAAGATGTACAACTCATTGGTACTAGTGCTGATAATAGGGTTCCCAGTGGCTTGTTAGCTGCCGCAACAGAAACCTCCACAGGAGATGCGGGAAGTTTGACATTGAAAACTAATTTCTTGCTAGTTAAAGATGGGGCAGTAGTAAGTGGTTCTACCTTTGGTGAGGGTAATGGGGGTTCTTTGAATATTGAGGCTCAAGACGTACAACTCATTGGTACAAGGCCTGATGGGCGGGTTGGCGGCGGCTTGTTTGCTTCTTCATACTCTCAAGGAAATGCCGGAAATTTGACATTAAAAACTAATTTCTTGCTAGTCAAAGATGGAGCAGTAGTGAATGCTGCTACATTTGCTGAGGGTAAGGGAGGTTCTTTAGCTATTGAAGCTAAAGATGTGCAACTTATTGGTACTAGCGCTGATGGTCGAGTTAGCGGTTTATTCGCTTCCACAGAGTCAACAGAGGATGCAGGAGACTTGACATTAAAAACTGATTCCTTGCTTGTTAAAGATGGGGCGCAAATATTTACTGGTACATTTAGTGCAGGTAAGGGCGGTTCTTTAACTATTGATGCCTCAAATCTGGTAGAAGTTATCGGTAGCTCTGCAAATGATGCGTTTATTAGTTTTATCGGTACATCTACAAATAGTTCTGGTGATGCTGGCAATTTAACCTTAAACGCCAGACGCTTAAATGTTCTTGGTGGTGGTTCTGTGGCAGCAGATACATCACAAACAAGTACCGGTAGCGGCGGTAATTTACTCATTAATGTTCAAGATGCGGTACAAGTAACAGGCATTTCTACCATAAATGAGTTTCCCAGTTCTCTGTCCGTTCGCAGTCGCGGTCAGGGAAAGGCAGGTAATCTAACTGTAAACTCACCACGCATCAGTGTAAAAGACCAAGGCACAATCAATGCAGAATCTTTTGCTGCTGATGGTGGGAACATTATACTTAACACCGATTTACTGCTGCTGCGGCGTGGTGGCAATGTTTCTGCCACCGCAGGGATTAGCCAAGGTGCGGGGAACGGCGGTAATATTACCATTAATACCACTGCGATCGCAGCTGTCGCCGAAGAAAATAGTGATATCCGTGCCAATGCTTTTCAAGGCAACGGTGGTAATGTCACCATCAACACCGAAGGATTATTTGGAATCTTGCCAGCTTCCTTCCCGACAGACCGAAGTGAAATTACTGCCAGTTCGGAATTAGGAGTGCAAGGGCAAATTGACATCAATCAACCCGAACTGCAACGCACCCAAGGAATCATCGAACTCCCCTCTACTGTCATTGATGCTACTACTAAATTTGCTCAAGTGTGCCCTCAAGGCCCAAATGCCAAACCTCTAGGAAAATTTATTATTACTGGACGCGGTAGTTTACCCCCTAGTACTTTCGACCCCATGACAGGTACTTTCAACTTAATTGAACTAGCAACATTGGATAGCAAAAGTTCCCCAAGCGCACGAATAGAAGAAATCAAACGTTTAGATATTGATTCTAGTTCTGAGACTATGGTTGAAGCGCAAGGATGGGTCAGAACTGCAGATGGTCAAATTGCACTTGTGGCGGGAGTAGTGGGTGGTGTATTCAGCTCTTCCATGACTACCGCCTCATCCTCATGTCCAGTTTCTTCGTAA
- a CDS encoding ribbon-helix-helix protein, CopG family, translating into MNKKWAVKRITINLTSNEAEKLEKYCNFTGRPATDVIRELIRSLKTEAPEKDS; encoded by the coding sequence ATGAATAAGAAATGGGCTGTTAAACGCATCACAATTAATCTCACATCCAACGAAGCCGAGAAACTTGAAAAATACTGCAATTTCACAGGTAGACCGGCTACTGATGTGATTCGGGAATTAATTCGCTCTTTAAAAACTGAAGCACCGGAGAAAGATAGTTGA
- a CDS encoding competence protein CoiA family protein, whose translation MWLKYGVDRDGILVSIEDISSGKTTLKCPYCQGDLIAKKGKVKEHHFAHNEETCRPVANREFPTLPLYDNFNIQLSGKDVAQLKLLWQEYGAKNYPISAYLVTPGLLKAGILKKNVYFSPPEYEFTELGKIPAAALELTLFNEVQEPLLLKKLLKLQLAAEHALHKNTPDLAYRLTDLKLYRAQLKRILSCTLYFLEVQTNKGTIYKIGVTERQITARVAEVKKDLLAHYQNVAIKILGTWANRGNVELYFKHRYREFNYKIRSFTEYYKFNPEEILVVLNDLQQMKLKLLSPIEIDILAENSRLIQIAV comes from the coding sequence ATGTGGCTAAAATATGGTGTAGATAGAGATGGTATATTAGTAAGTATCGAAGATATCAGTAGTGGTAAAACCACACTTAAGTGCCCTTATTGTCAGGGTGATTTAATTGCTAAGAAAGGCAAGGTTAAAGAACATCATTTTGCTCATAATGAAGAGACTTGTCGCCCTGTAGCTAACCGAGAATTTCCCACTCTACCACTGTATGATAATTTTAATATTCAACTATCAGGTAAGGATGTAGCACAGTTAAAATTGCTGTGGCAGGAGTACGGAGCAAAAAATTACCCCATAAGTGCTTATTTAGTTACTCCTGGGTTACTCAAAGCAGGAATCTTGAAAAAAAATGTGTATTTCAGCCCGCCTGAATATGAATTTACGGAATTAGGTAAAATTCCTGCGGCGGCGTTAGAATTAACGCTATTCAACGAAGTTCAAGAACCCCTATTACTGAAAAAACTGCTGAAACTACAGTTAGCTGCGGAACATGCACTGCACAAAAATACTCCTGATTTAGCATATAGGCTCACTGATTTAAAACTCTACCGCGCGCAACTCAAACGCATCTTATCTTGTACATTATATTTTTTAGAAGTTCAAACCAATAAAGGAACAATCTACAAAATAGGAGTAACTGAACGCCAAATAACTGCAAGAGTAGCAGAAGTCAAAAAAGATTTACTCGCACATTACCAAAATGTTGCTATTAAAATATTAGGAACCTGGGCTAATCGCGGCAATGTAGAATTATATTTCAAACATCGTTATCGTGAATTTAATTACAAAATACGCAGCTTCACAGAATATTATAAATTCAATCCAGAAGAGATTTTAGTCGTGCTGAACGACTTGCAACAAATGAAACTTAAACTACTTTCGCCAATAGAAATAGATATTCTTGCCGAGAATTCTCGTTTAATTCAAATTGCTGTTTAA